A single region of the Phycisphaerae bacterium genome encodes:
- a CDS encoding class I fructose-bisphosphate aldolase → MAEIAEIRRWLDEDEALLEYRCRGIGRERLHLPGADFIERVWTATDRPVSVLRNLRWLHGTGRLANTGYLSILPVDQGIEHSGASAFAPNVDYFDPEHIVELAVEGGCNGVASTVGVLGAVARRYAHRIPFIVKLNHNQLLSYPNDYDQILFASVERAFEMGAVGVGATIYFGSRESDRQIVEIAQVFERAHELGMFTVLWCYLRNAEFRKGETNYEAAADLTGQANHLGVTIEADLIKQKLPENNGGFPAVDFGKTDPRVYSELAPDHPIEWARWQVVNCYMGRVGLINSGGASKGKDDLQRAVRTAVINKRAGGTGLITGRKAFQRPMAEGVKLLNAVQDVYLCREVTVA, encoded by the coding sequence ATGGCCGAGATCGCGGAGATTCGCCGGTGGCTCGATGAGGACGAGGCGCTGCTGGAGTATCGGTGCCGCGGGATTGGCAGGGAAAGGCTGCATCTGCCGGGCGCGGATTTCATCGAGCGGGTGTGGACAGCGACCGACCGGCCGGTGAGCGTATTGCGGAATCTGCGCTGGCTGCACGGGACGGGTCGGCTGGCGAACACGGGGTACCTTTCGATCCTTCCGGTCGATCAGGGGATTGAGCATTCGGGGGCCTCAGCGTTCGCCCCGAATGTGGACTATTTCGATCCGGAGCACATCGTCGAGTTGGCGGTCGAAGGCGGCTGCAACGGCGTGGCCTCGACGGTCGGCGTGCTGGGAGCGGTGGCACGGCGGTATGCCCACCGGATTCCGTTCATCGTGAAGTTGAATCACAACCAGTTGCTTTCGTATCCGAATGACTACGACCAGATTCTCTTCGCATCGGTGGAGCGGGCGTTTGAGATGGGCGCGGTCGGCGTGGGGGCCACGATCTACTTCGGTTCGCGGGAGTCGGACCGGCAGATCGTGGAGATCGCCCAGGTCTTCGAAAGGGCCCACGAACTGGGCATGTTCACCGTGCTCTGGTGCTATCTGCGGAACGCGGAGTTTCGCAAGGGCGAGACGAACTACGAAGCGGCTGCGGATTTGACGGGCCAGGCCAACCACCTGGGCGTGACCATCGAGGCGGACCTGATCAAACAGAAACTGCCGGAGAACAACGGCGGATTTCCAGCCGTAGATTTCGGCAAGACCGATCCGCGGGTCTACAGCGAGCTGGCCCCCGACCATCCGATCGAGTGGGCGCGCTGGCAGGTGGTCAACTGCTACATGGGCCGCGTGGGATTGATCAATTCGGGCGGCGCGTCGAAGGGCAAGGATGACCTGCAGCGGGCGGTGCGGACCGCCGTGATCAACAAGCGTGCCGGAGGAACCGGGTTGATCACCGGCCGCAAAGCGTTTCAGCGGCCGATGGCCGAGGGCGTCAAGCTGCTCAACGCGGTCCAGGACGTGTATCTGTGCCGCGAGGTGACGGTGGCGTGA
- a CDS encoding dodecin domain-containing protein produces the protein MSVAKIIEITCRSDKSFEDAIEQGVARATKTVQNVEGAWIKEQKVVIENGRIVGYQVDMKVTFVLKDKE, from the coding sequence ATGTCCGTAGCCAAGATCATCGAAATCACGTGCCGGTCGGACAAGAGCTTTGAGGATGCGATCGAACAGGGCGTCGCGCGGGCGACCAAGACCGTGCAGAACGTCGAGGGGGCGTGGATCAAGGAGCAGAAGGTGGTGATCGAGAACGGCAGGATTGTCGGCTACCAGGTGGACATGAAGGTCACGTTCGTTTTGAAGGATAAGGAATAG